A window of the Gossypium hirsutum isolate 1008001.06 chromosome A05, Gossypium_hirsutum_v2.1, whole genome shotgun sequence genome harbors these coding sequences:
- the LOC107943495 gene encoding leucine-rich repeat receptor-like serine/threonine-protein kinase SKM1: MAKTGAQASPVVVFSMFMLFIVLFFSFVVSDNGKEVEILLSFKSSIYDPSGFLSNWDSSATFCQWHGVTCYNNLSHVDKLDLSAKNLTGKLVSSSIFHLPFIQTLNISNNQFYGEIPEDMFSSSSSSLRFLNLSNNNFTGQIPSGSIPGLEVLDLSNNMLSGKIPPEIGSFYSLKFLDLGGNVLVGEIPVSITNITSLQFLTLASNQLVGPIPHGLSKMKSLEWIYVGYNNLSGQIPEEIGMLTSLNHLDLVYNNLTSEIPSSLGNLSDLQYLFLYQNKLTGSIPDSIFGLKKLVSLDLSDNSLSGEISELVIHLQNLEILHLFGNIFTGKIPKALTSLPRLQVLQLWSNRLSGEIPESLGKNNNLTILDLSTNNLTGRIPDGLCSSGRLFKLILFSNSLESAIPKNLSTCTSLQRVRLQKNRLSGELSSEFTKLPLVYFLDVSNNDLSGNIGDQEWDIPALEMLSLAGNRFSGRLPNSFGSQKIEDLDLSGNGFSGTIPRSFGSLTELMQFSLSGNKLIGEIPKELSSCKKLVSLDLSHNQLSGQIPSGFAEMPVLSQLDLSDNQLSGEVPPQLGKMESLIQVNVSHNHLHGSLPSTGAFLAINSSAVSGNDLCGGAETSALPPCKKVKNLNWWFYVACSLVALVLLAFAAFGFIFIRKRNNLELKRVENEDGIWELQFFDSNVSKSVTVDDITLSAKQVNGICRGNKSSANDFQFVVKEMNDVNSIPSSFWSEIKQLGKLQHPNLVNLIGTCRSDKNAYLVYEYIKGKLLSEILHELTWERRRQIAMGIAKALKFLHSYCSPSIIVGDMSPERVIVDGKDEPRLRLRLPGLLSTENKAFISSEYVAPETRESKDMSEKSDIYGFGLILIELLTGKSPADAEFGDQHQSMVEWARYCYSDCHLDMWVDPMIRPGHASDVNHNQIVETLSLALHCTAGDPTARPSATDVSKTLQSAFRITSCVSTLKLSSSV, from the exons ATGGCAAAAACAGGAGCTCAAGCAAGTCCAGTTGTAGTGTTCTCCATGTTCATGTTGTTCATAGTCTTGTTTTTCAGTTTTGTCGTGTCTGATAATGGTAAAGAAGTTGAGATTCTTCTGTCTTTCAAGTCTTCGATCTATGACCCTTCTGGTTTCCTTTCAAACTGGGATTCCTCAGCCACTTTTTGCCAGTGGCACGGCGTCACTTGCTATAATAATCTCTCTCATGTCGACAAACTGGATCTTTCTGCTAAAAACTTAACTGGTAAATTAGTTTCCTCCTCGATTTTCCATTTGCCTTTTATTCAAACTTTGAACATCTCCAACAATCAGTTTTACGGTGAAATTCCCGAAGATatgttttcttcttcatcttcttcacttCGGTTTCTCAACCTTAGTAACAATAATTTCACCGGTCAAATACCAAGCGGTTCCATTCCTGGTCTCGAGGTATTGGATCTTTCAAACAATATGCTTTCCGGGAAAATCCCACCAGAAATCGGATCGTTTTATAGTCTAAAATTTCTTGATCTGGGTGGGAATGTTTTGGTTGGGGAAATTCCAGTCTCGATAACAAACATCACCAGTTTGCAGTTCTTGACTTTGGCTTCAAATCAATTAGTCGGCCCCATTCCACATGGATTAAGCAAAATGAAGAGCTTGGAGTGGATATACGTTGGCTACAACAATCTGTCGGGTCAAATTCCTGAAGAAATTGGTATGTTGACTTCCTTGAATCATCTTGATCTTGTCTACAACAATCTCACCAGTGAAATCCCATCATCCCTGGGGAATCTCAGCGACCTTCAGTATCTTTTCCTTTACCAAAACAAGCTTACAGGTTCGATTCCAGACTCCATTTTTGGACTCAAAAAGCTGGTTTCTCTCGATCTTAGTGATAATTCATTATCTGGTGAGATCTCTGAGCTCGTAATTCACTTACAAAACTTGGAGATTCTTCATCTTTTCGGCAACATCTTTACGGGTAAAATCCCCAAGGCTTTAACCTCTTTGCCTCGTCTTCAAGTCCTTCAGCTTTGGTCCAACAGATTGTCAGGTGAGATTCCAGAAAGTCTTGGAAAGAATAATAATCTCACAATTCTCGACCTCTCAACAAATAATCTCACGGGTCGGATACCAGATGGACTTTGCAGTTCGGGTCGGCTTTTTAAGCTCATTCTTTTCTCAAATTCGCTTGAAAGTGCCATTCCAAAGAATTTGAGCACTTGCACGAGTTTGCAGCGAGTAAGGCTTCAAAAAAATCGTCTGTCAGGCGAGTTATCCTCGGAGTTCACGAAGCTGCCTCTCGTCTACTTCTTGGATGTCTCGAACAACGATCTCTCCGGCAACATTGGAGACCAAGAATGGGACATTCCGGCTCTTGAAATGTTGAGTTTGGCAGGAAACAGATTTTCCGGAAGGTTGCCTAACTCATTCGGGAGCCAAAAGATTGAGGACCTGGACTTGTCAGGGAACGGATTTTCAGGTACAATTCCACGTAGTTTCGGAAGTTTAACGGAGCTCATGCAATTCAGCCTATCTGGAAACAAGCTAATCGGTGAAATCCCCAAGGAATTATCTTCATGCAAGAAGCTCGTGAGTCTAGACTTGAGCCATAACCAACTCAGTGGCCAAATTCCATCAGGTTTCGCTGAAATGCCAGTTCTTAGTCAGCTTGACTTGTCGGACAATCAATTATCTGGTGAAGTTCCACCGCAGTTGGGGAAGATGGAATCACTGATTCAGGTGAATGTTTCTCACAACCATTTACATGGTAGTTTACCATCTACCGGGGCCTTTCTCGCTATAAATTCAAGTGCAGTTTCGGGTAATGATCTTTGTGGTGGAGCTGAAACGAGCGCTTTACCACCATGCAAGAAGGTTAAGAATCTGAATTGGTGGTTCTATGTTGCTTGCTCGCTCGTTGCTTTAGTTTTGCTTGCGTTTGCTGCTTTTGGCTTCATATTCATTCGAAAAAGAAACAATTTGGAGCTGAAGAGAGTGGAAAACGAAGATGGAATCTGGGAATTACAGTTCTTTGATTCCAACGTTTCAAAGTCAGTAACAGTCGATGATATTACACTCTCTGCAAAACAAGTAAATGGTATTTGCAGAGGCAATAAATCGTCTGCAAATGATTTCCAATTCGTGGTGAAAGAAATGAACGACGTCAACTCAATTCCATCGAGTTTTTGGTCTGAAATCAAACAACTCGGCAAGCTTCAGCATCCAAATCTTGTTAATCTGATCGGAACATGCCGGTCGGACAAGAATGCATATTTGGTTTACGAGTACATAAAAGGGAAACTTTTAAGTGAAATCCTTCACGAATTAACCTGGGAAAGACGGCGTCAAATCGCCATGGGGATTGCCAAAGCTCTAAAGTTTTTGCATTCTTACTGTTCACCAAGTATAATTGTGGGAGACATGTCGCCGGAGAGAGTTATCGTCGACGGAAAAGATGAACCTCGCCTACGATTAAGGCTTCCCGGGCTACTTTCAACGGAAAACAAAGCCTTCATTTCTTCGGAGTACGTTGCCCCAG AAACCAGAGAAAGCAAAGATATGAGTGAAAAGAGTGATATATATGGATTCGGCCTGATTCTGATAGAATTATTAACGGGGAAAAGCCCTGCGGATGCTGAATTTGGAGATCAGCACCAAAGCATGGTAGAGTGGGCCCGTTATTGCTACTCAGATTGTCATCTTGATATGTGGGTTGATCCCATGATCAGGCCAGGCCATGCATCCGACGTCAACCACAACCAGATTGTCGAAACGTTGAGCCTAGCTCTCCATTGCACCGCGGGTGACCCCACCGCTCGCCCCTCCGCAACCGATGTATCCAAAACTCTACAGTCTGCTTTCAGAATAACTTCCTGTGTTTCAACCCTAAAGCTCTCTTCATCTGTTTAG